Proteins encoded by one window of Mus musculus strain C57BL/6J chromosome 10, GRCm38.p6 C57BL/6J:
- the Gm19802 gene encoding zinc finger protein 431-like — translation MKRWGQPDAPVTQASLANQSLEAHFSGGGNFRPAILRFDCESEGSSSVSRALRCDRLLGAVRRAGELGIRAMDAVTYEDVYVKFTHEEWALLDPSQKSLYKDVMLETCRNLTAIGYKLEDDNIEEHCHSSGGRGRYNIYNCRYKPCEHRGHSKKQCTFAHKCFLQTYERIHTEEKPYECNQCSKAFANFRSLQKHEKNHTVEKPYECNQCGKAFPSPSALQIHERTHTGEKPYGCSECGKAFASKGNLQTHKRTHTGEKPYGCSECGKAFACFSYLQIHENIHTGKKPYRCNHCGKTFTRRSSLQMHERGHTGEKPYECNHCGKAFVCSSSLHRHEIIHTGKKPYMCNQCGKTFARCRNLRNHEEYHTLDKPHKCTLCGKAFANHRNLYIHEKYHAGEKLHKCTQCGKAFTRSSSLQIHERSHSGEKPYECNQCSKTFVCRSSLQRHKRTHSGEKPYECNQCGKAFASRSFLQIHERIHTGEKPYVCNQCGKAYASGSSLRNHEKRHAIEKPYKCNQCAKAFACLRRLQIHERNHTGKKLYECSQCGKPFTSQNSLQIHRRTHTGEKPYKCSQCSKAFAYCSNLYRHERNHSGEKL, via the exons GCTACTAGGAGCTGTGAGGAGAGCGGGCGAGCTGGGGATCCGCGCCATG GATGCGGTGACCTATGAGGATGTGTATGTGAAATTCACTCATGAagagtgggctttgctggatccatcccagaagagtctctacaaagatgtgatgctggagacatGCAGGAACCTCACTGCTATAG GTTACAAATTGGAAGATGACAACATTGAAGAACACTGTCACAGTTCCGGAGGACGTGGAAG GTATAACATCTATAATTGCAGATACAAGCCTTGCGAACATAGGGGACACAGCAAGAAGCAATGTACCTTTGCACATAAGTGTTTTCTTCAAACATATGAAAGGATCCATACtgaagagaaaccctatgaatgcaaTCAGTgcagtaaagcctttgcaaatTTCCGTAGTcttcaaaaacatgaaaaaaatcatactgtagaaaaaccctatgaatgtaatcagtgtggtaaagcctttccaaGTCCCAGTGCtcttcaaatacatgaaagaactcacactggagagaaaccctatgggtgcagtgagtgtgggaaagcctttgcaaGTAAAGGTAATcttcaaacacacaaaagaactcacacaggagagaaaccctatgggtGCAGtgagtgtggaaaagcctttgcGTGTTTCAGTTATcttcaaatacatgaaaacatTCACACTGGAAAGAAACCTTATAGATGTAACCACTGTGGTAAAACCTTTACACGGCGTAGTAGTCTTCAAATGCATGAAAGAggtcatactggagagaaaccttatgaatgtaatcactgtggtaaagcctttgtttGTAGCAGTAGTCTTCACAGGCATGAAATAATTCATACTGGAAAGAAACCCTATAtgtgtaatcagtgtggtaaaacCTTTGCCCGTTGTAGAAATCTTCGAAATCATGAAGAATATCATACTCTTGATAAACCACATAAATGTACTctttgtggtaaagcctttgcaaatcACAGGAACCTTTATATACATGAAAAATATCATGCTGGAGAGAAATTGCACAAATGtactcaatgtggtaaagcctttacacgGTCCAGTAGTCTTCAAATTCATGAAAGAAGTCAcagtggagagaaaccttatgagtgTAATCAATGCAGTAAGACCTTTGTATGTCGCAGTAGTCTTCAAAGGCATAAAAGAACTCAcagtggagagaaaccttatgaatgtaatcagtgtggtaaagcttttgcaaGTCGCAGTtttcttcaaatacatgaaagaattcatactggagagaaaccttatgtgtgcaatcaatgtggtaaagcctatgCAAGTGGTAGTAGTCTTCGAAATCATGAAAAACGTCATGCTAttgagaaaccttataaatgtaatcagtgtgctaaagcctttgcatgtctcAGGCgtcttcaaatacatgaaagGAATCATACTGGGAAGAAACTTTATGAGTGTAGTCAATGTGGGAAACCCTTTACAAGTCAAAATAGTCTTCAAATACACAGGAGAACTCATACCGGAGAGAAGCCATATAAATGTAGTCAAtgtagtaaagcctttgcatattgCAGTAATCTGTATAGACATGAAAGAAATCATTCTGGAGAAAAACTATGA